The Balaenoptera acutorostrata chromosome 10, mBalAcu1.1, whole genome shotgun sequence genome has a window encoding:
- the TRH gene encoding thyrotropin releasing hormone isoform X2: MSGPWFLLAMVLTLTLSGVRAQPEVAQQEAAIAAEQLGLDDLLRQAEPLLLLREDLQRLREDQEDSESESQIFQPHWLSKRQHPGKREEELEEGVEEEEEEGGAVGPHKRQHPGRRSSWLGYTFTKRQHPGRRLVDPQAQSSWEEEEEEGELMPEKRQHPGKRALGSPCGPRGSCGQASLLLGLLDDLSRGQGAEEKRQHPGRRSA; this comes from the exons ATGTCCGGCCCTTGGTTTCTGCTTGCCATGGTTTTGACCCTGACCCTGAGCGGTGTCCGCGCACAGCCGGAGGTGGCCCAGCAGGAGGCGGCTATAGCCGCCGAGCAACTGGGCCTGGACGACCTGCTGCGGCAGGCggagcccctcctcctcctccgggaAGACCTCCAGCGACTCCGAGAGGACCAGGAAGATAGCGAATCAG AGTCCCAGATCTTTCAACCCCATTGGCTCTCCAAGCGTCAGCATCCAGGCAAAAGGGAGGAGGAGTTAGAAGAGGGagttgaagaggaagaggaagaaggaggggccGTGGGACCCCACAAGCGGCAGCACCCTGGCCGGCGCTCCTCCTGGCTTGGGTACACTTTCACCAAGAGGCAGCACCCAGGCAGACGGCTGGTGGATCCCCAGGCCCAAAGCagctgggaagaggaggaggaggagggagagctgaTGCCTGAGAAACGCCAGCATCCGGGAAAGAGGGCCCTGGGAAGCCCATGTGGGCCCCGGGGATCCTGTGGTCAAGCCAGCCTTCTGCTGGGCCTCCTGGATGACCTGAGCAGGGGCCAGGGGGCTGAAGAGAAGCGGCAGCACCCTGGGCGGCGATCAGCCTAG
- the TRH gene encoding thyrotropin releasing hormone isoform X1 produces the protein MSGPWFLLAMVLTLTLSGVRAQPEVAQQEAAIAAEQLGLDDLLRQAEPLLLLREDLQRLREDQEDSESEAQKLPLATPSAGESQIFQPHWLSKRQHPGKREEELEEGVEEEEEEGGAVGPHKRQHPGRRSSWLGYTFTKRQHPGRRLVDPQAQSSWEEEEEEGELMPEKRQHPGKRALGSPCGPRGSCGQASLLLGLLDDLSRGQGAEEKRQHPGRRSA, from the exons ATGTCCGGCCCTTGGTTTCTGCTTGCCATGGTTTTGACCCTGACCCTGAGCGGTGTCCGCGCACAGCCGGAGGTGGCCCAGCAGGAGGCGGCTATAGCCGCCGAGCAACTGGGCCTGGACGACCTGCTGCGGCAGGCggagcccctcctcctcctccgggaAGACCTCCAGCGACTCCGAGAGGACCAGGAAGATAGCGAATCAG AAGCTCAGAAACTCCCACTGGCCACACCCTCGGCAGGTG AGTCCCAGATCTTTCAACCCCATTGGCTCTCCAAGCGTCAGCATCCAGGCAAAAGGGAGGAGGAGTTAGAAGAGGGagttgaagaggaagaggaagaaggaggggccGTGGGACCCCACAAGCGGCAGCACCCTGGCCGGCGCTCCTCCTGGCTTGGGTACACTTTCACCAAGAGGCAGCACCCAGGCAGACGGCTGGTGGATCCCCAGGCCCAAAGCagctgggaagaggaggaggaggagggagagctgaTGCCTGAGAAACGCCAGCATCCGGGAAAGAGGGCCCTGGGAAGCCCATGTGGGCCCCGGGGATCCTGTGGTCAAGCCAGCCTTCTGCTGGGCCTCCTGGATGACCTGAGCAGGGGCCAGGGGGCTGAAGAGAAGCGGCAGCACCCTGGGCGGCGATCAGCCTAG